Proteins found in one Fulvitalea axinellae genomic segment:
- the hisG gene encoding ATP phosphoribosyltransferase — METYIRIAVQKKGRLSEDSLRLIRECGIRFNNGKGALKAKSEDFPMEFLFLRDDDIPGYVADGVADLGIIGENVAVEKGKNIEVIKELGFSKCRLSLAVPREVEYNGIKDLDGGHIATSYPVLLGKYLKEQGVSASIHEISGSVEIAPGIGLADAVCDIVSTGSTLLSNGLKEVESIFKSQAVMVATPGLSAEKKALLDKFLFRIDAVQRAKRKKYIMMNAPDNALDEIERVLPGAKSPTITPLKNKGWSSVQAVINEDDFWEVIEALKNAGAEDILVTPIEKMVF, encoded by the coding sequence ATGGAAACTTACATCCGAATCGCCGTACAGAAAAAAGGACGGCTTAGCGAAGATTCTTTACGGTTAATCCGCGAATGCGGTATCCGATTCAATAATGGAAAAGGTGCTTTGAAAGCGAAATCGGAGGATTTTCCGATGGAATTTCTCTTTCTCCGCGACGATGATATCCCCGGTTATGTAGCCGACGGAGTAGCCGATTTGGGCATTATCGGTGAGAACGTAGCCGTGGAAAAAGGCAAAAATATCGAGGTGATCAAAGAGCTCGGTTTCTCGAAGTGCCGTCTTTCTTTGGCCGTTCCCCGCGAAGTGGAATATAACGGAATCAAGGATCTTGACGGCGGGCACATCGCTACGTCTTATCCTGTTTTGTTGGGGAAATACCTCAAAGAGCAAGGAGTAAGCGCCTCGATACACGAGATCAGCGGTTCTGTGGAAATCGCCCCCGGTATAGGCCTGGCCGACGCCGTTTGCGATATCGTAAGTACCGGCAGCACGTTGTTGAGCAACGGTTTGAAGGAAGTGGAGTCGATCTTTAAGTCGCAGGCCGTGATGGTGGCCACTCCGGGGCTTTCGGCGGAGAAAAAAGCATTGCTCGACAAGTTCCTTTTCCGCATCGACGCCGTACAGCGCGCCAAGCGTAAGAAATACATCATGATGAACGCTCCGGACAACGCTTTGGATGAAATCGAACGCGTATTGCCCGGCGCCAAGAGCCCGACTATCACGCCGTTGAAGAACAAAGGCTGGAGCTCGGTGCAGGCCGTAATCAACGAAGACGATTTCTGGGAAGTGATCGAAGCGCTCAAAAACGCCGGTGCCGAAGATATTTTGGTTACGCCAATCGAGAAAATGGTTTTCTGA
- the hisB gene encoding bifunctional histidinol-phosphatase/imidazoleglycerol-phosphate dehydratase HisB, whose amino-acid sequence MKKALFIDRDGTIIVEPVTDQQVDSLEKLEFLPKAISNLRKIAEEMDYELVMVTNQDGLGTDSFPEDTFWPAHDKMLRTLENEGVVFDEICIDRSFPEDNAPTRKPRTGLLTKYMEGGYDLENSFVIGDRLTDIELADNLGAKSIFIGERTEGATFSSTDWDKIYQFLKLPKRKSTVLRHTNETDIEIRLNLDGGGKSDISTGISFFDHMLDQVARHASCDLYIRVKGDLHVDEHHTIEDTGLALGQAFAEALGDKRGVNRYGFLLPMDECLAQVALDFGGRPWLIWEADFKREKVGGMPTEMFDHFFKSFCDTSGCNLNIKAEGKNEHHKIEAIFKSFAKAVGIAIKRDITKADKMPSTKGVL is encoded by the coding sequence ATGAAAAAAGCGCTCTTCATCGACAGGGACGGCACCATTATCGTCGAACCGGTCACTGATCAGCAGGTTGACTCGCTTGAGAAGCTGGAGTTCCTGCCCAAAGCCATTTCCAACCTTCGCAAGATTGCCGAAGAGATGGATTACGAGCTCGTGATGGTCACAAACCAAGACGGACTCGGGACGGATTCTTTTCCGGAAGACACTTTCTGGCCCGCCCACGACAAGATGCTCCGCACGTTGGAGAACGAAGGCGTGGTGTTCGACGAAATTTGCATCGACCGCAGTTTTCCCGAAGACAACGCTCCGACGCGTAAACCGCGCACAGGTCTGCTCACCAAATATATGGAAGGCGGATACGATCTGGAAAACTCCTTTGTGATCGGCGACAGGCTGACGGATATCGAGCTTGCCGATAACTTGGGGGCGAAATCGATTTTTATCGGTGAAAGGACGGAGGGAGCTACTTTCAGCTCTACGGATTGGGACAAAATCTATCAGTTCCTCAAATTGCCAAAGCGCAAAAGCACCGTATTGCGCCATACCAACGAGACGGATATCGAAATCCGCCTGAACCTGGACGGTGGCGGAAAGTCGGATATCAGCACAGGGATTTCGTTCTTCGACCATATGCTTGACCAAGTGGCGCGCCACGCCAGCTGTGATCTTTATATCCGTGTAAAAGGCGATTTGCATGTGGACGAGCACCACACGATCGAAGATACTGGATTGGCCCTCGGTCAGGCTTTCGCCGAAGCGTTGGGCGATAAGCGCGGCGTAAACCGCTACGGGTTCCTGTTGCCGATGGACGAGTGTTTGGCGCAGGTGGCTCTGGATTTCGGCGGGCGTCCGTGGTTGATTTGGGAAGCGGATTTCAAACGTGAAAAAGTGGGCGGAATGCCGACCGAGATGTTCGATCACTTCTTCAAATCGTTCTGCGATACTTCCGGCTGTAATTTGAACATTAAGGCCGAAGGCAAGAACGAGCACCACAAGATCGAGGCGATATTTAAATCATTCGCCAAGGCGGTGGGGATCGCAATCAAGCGTGATATCACCAAAGCCGACAAGATGCCGAGTACCAAAGGCGTGTTGTAG
- the hisD gene encoding histidinol dehydrogenase, producing the protein MKIYSRPKREDWGNIIKRPVQDFAAIRKTVAPILDKVREEGDQALRYFSQKFDGSSPENLLVSEAEFEAAEKAVEAPLREAIALAQENIAKFHAAQKTEPVEIETTAGVVCSRKSVAIERVGLYVPGGTAPLFSTVLMLAVPANLAGCKEIVLCTPPNKDGEIHPAILFAAKLAGVKKVVNAGGAQAVAAMAYGTENVPSVDKIFGPGNQYVTAAKQIVSQTGEAAIDMPAGPSEVLVYADETCVPAFVAADLLSQAEHGHDSQVVLLTNTEEVATGILEETYRQLEELPRKDMAEGALSNSRTVILDKSVAMDFSNAYAPEHLILAVENAEQVADQVINAGSVFIGNYTPESAGDYASGTNHTLPTNGFARTFGGVSLDSFVKKITFQRISESGLKKLGPSVEIMAEAEELFAHKNAVTLRLEYLKGKK; encoded by the coding sequence ATGAAAATCTATTCAAGACCCAAGCGTGAAGATTGGGGCAATATCATAAAAAGACCCGTACAGGATTTTGCGGCCATTCGTAAAACGGTGGCGCCGATTCTCGACAAAGTTAGGGAAGAAGGTGATCAGGCTTTGCGTTATTTTTCGCAAAAATTTGACGGATCCTCGCCGGAAAACCTTTTGGTGAGCGAGGCGGAATTCGAAGCGGCCGAAAAGGCCGTGGAAGCTCCGTTGCGTGAGGCGATCGCTTTGGCCCAAGAGAATATCGCCAAGTTTCACGCTGCCCAGAAGACGGAACCTGTCGAGATTGAGACGACGGCCGGAGTGGTTTGCAGTCGCAAGAGCGTGGCTATTGAGCGGGTGGGGCTTTACGTTCCGGGCGGTACGGCGCCTTTGTTCTCTACGGTTTTGATGCTCGCCGTTCCCGCCAATCTGGCCGGTTGTAAGGAGATAGTGCTTTGTACGCCTCCGAATAAGGACGGGGAAATCCACCCAGCGATTCTTTTCGCCGCCAAATTGGCCGGAGTGAAGAAAGTGGTGAATGCCGGTGGCGCCCAAGCCGTGGCCGCGATGGCTTACGGCACGGAAAACGTCCCTTCCGTAGACAAGATTTTCGGACCGGGCAACCAATACGTGACCGCCGCCAAGCAGATCGTAAGCCAAACAGGCGAAGCGGCTATCGATATGCCAGCCGGCCCTTCGGAAGTCCTTGTTTACGCCGACGAAACTTGTGTTCCGGCCTTTGTAGCCGCCGACCTTCTTTCCCAAGCCGAGCACGGCCACGACAGCCAAGTGGTATTGTTGACCAATACGGAAGAGGTGGCTACCGGAATTTTGGAAGAAACCTACCGTCAGCTTGAGGAACTTCCGCGGAAAGATATGGCCGAGGGCGCTTTATCGAATAGTCGTACGGTGATTTTGGACAAGAGCGTGGCCATGGATTTCTCAAACGCGTACGCTCCCGAGCACTTGATTCTAGCGGTGGAAAACGCTGAGCAGGTGGCCGACCAAGTCATTAACGCGGGCTCCGTATTTATCGGGAATTATACTCCGGAATCGGCCGGGGATTACGCTTCGGGCACTAACCACACATTGCCGACAAACGGTTTTGCCCGTACCTTCGGCGGTGTTTCGCTCGATAGTTTTGTCAAGAAAATCACCTTCCAGCGAATCAGCGAATCAGGCTTGAAGAAACTGGGGCCGTCGGTGGAAATTATGGCCGAGGCCGAAGAGCTTTTCGCCCATAAGAACGCCGTAACACTGCGACTGGAATATCTGAAAGGAAAGAAATAA
- the hisC gene encoding histidinol-phosphate transaminase — translation MFDINQLIRPHLRDLKPYSSARDEFSGDAKIFLDANENPLGSAGDTTLNRYPDPYQRKVKEKVSELTDVPAKNIFLGNGSDEPIDLLVRAFCRPAQDSILIMPPTYGMYEVSAGIHDTGIVRVPLRPDFTPDVEAVKVATTPETKLLFICTPNNPTGNDFGTAEVERLVREFPGIAVVDEAYVDFCGRESWTSRLSEFPNLVVLRTFSKAWGMAGLRLGMAFASEEIIEILNKIKPPYNINELAQIEALKALENGEKMKAMVAEIIEERSFLEEEFGKLSLVEHVFPSDSNFILAKVDKADAVYDYLVNAGIVVRNRSRVRLCEGSLRVTVGTREENLALIGALKNI, via the coding sequence ATGTTTGACATCAATCAACTCATACGCCCGCACCTGCGGGACCTTAAGCCGTATTCGTCCGCGCGGGACGAGTTTTCCGGCGATGCCAAAATATTCCTTGACGCTAACGAGAATCCGCTTGGTTCCGCTGGCGACACTACATTGAATCGCTATCCCGATCCGTATCAGCGGAAGGTGAAAGAGAAAGTTTCCGAACTGACCGACGTGCCCGCCAAGAACATCTTTTTGGGCAACGGCAGCGACGAGCCTATCGACCTTTTGGTTCGGGCCTTTTGCCGGCCGGCGCAGGATTCTATTCTGATTATGCCACCTACTTACGGCATGTACGAGGTCAGTGCCGGAATACACGACACCGGCATAGTCCGCGTGCCGTTGCGCCCGGACTTTACGCCCGACGTTGAGGCCGTGAAAGTCGCGACTACTCCGGAAACGAAGCTTCTGTTTATCTGTACGCCCAACAATCCTACGGGCAACGATTTCGGTACGGCCGAAGTCGAGCGCCTTGTCCGGGAATTTCCAGGCATAGCGGTGGTGGACGAGGCTTACGTCGATTTTTGCGGACGAGAGTCTTGGACTTCCCGCCTGTCGGAATTTCCCAACCTGGTAGTCTTGCGGACTTTCAGCAAAGCTTGGGGAATGGCCGGTTTGCGCTTGGGAATGGCCTTCGCTTCCGAAGAGATTATCGAGATCCTTAACAAGATAAAACCGCCTTACAACATCAACGAGCTGGCCCAGATTGAGGCGCTGAAGGCTTTGGAGAACGGGGAGAAGATGAAAGCGATGGTGGCGGAGATTATTGAGGAAAGATCCTTTTTGGAGGAGGAATTCGGCAAGCTTTCGTTGGTCGAGCACGTTTTTCCCAGCGATTCCAATTTCATCTTGGCAAAAGTAGACAAGGCAGACGCAGTTTATGATTATCTTGTCAACGCCGGAATAGTGGTGCGAAACAGGTCCAGAGTTCGCCTTTGCGAGGGCTCGTTGCGCGTCACGGTCGGTACACGAGAAGAAAACCTGGCGCTTATCGGCGCCTTGAAAAACATTTGA
- a CDS encoding TIGR02757 family protein: MEYQEIYELLEEKTKLYNQPGFIPADPVSIPHRFTKKQDIEIAGFWAAVLAWGQRKTIINKCRQLFEMMDDSPYDFVMNHSESDLKPLLDFKHRTFNDVDTLYFVSFFRHFYEKNDTLENAFTVGLKPEDPDMKNALVAFHDNFCSLPHFPHRTRKHIATPARKSACKRINMFLRWMVRDDGAGVDFGIWNNIKPSQLVCPCDVHVERVARKLGLVKRKQTDWAMATELTDNLKEFDSEDPVKYDFALFGLGVEGEM, translated from the coding sequence ATGGAATACCAAGAGATATACGAGTTGCTGGAAGAGAAAACAAAACTTTATAACCAACCTGGTTTTATTCCCGCCGATCCGGTCAGTATTCCGCATCGTTTTACGAAAAAACAGGATATCGAGATCGCTGGGTTCTGGGCGGCGGTGTTGGCTTGGGGGCAACGCAAGACGATTATCAATAAATGCCGTCAACTTTTTGAGATGATGGACGATTCGCCTTACGATTTTGTGATGAATCACTCCGAATCGGACCTGAAGCCGTTGCTCGACTTTAAGCATCGCACGTTCAATGATGTGGATACGCTCTATTTCGTTTCTTTTTTCCGTCATTTTTACGAAAAAAACGACACGCTGGAAAATGCTTTTACGGTAGGTTTGAAGCCTGAGGATCCGGATATGAAGAACGCCTTGGTTGCGTTTCATGACAATTTCTGCTCATTGCCACACTTCCCGCACAGGACACGAAAACATATCGCTACGCCGGCCAGAAAATCGGCCTGTAAGCGGATCAATATGTTCTTGCGCTGGATGGTTAGGGATGATGGCGCCGGAGTTGATTTCGGAATTTGGAACAATATAAAGCCAAGCCAACTGGTTTGTCCCTGTGATGTGCACGTGGAGAGAGTAGCCAGAAAATTGGGCCTTGTAAAGCGCAAACAAACAGATTGGGCGATGGCTACTGAGCTGACTGATAATCTGAAAGAGTTTGATTCCGAAGACCCGGTCAAGTATGATTTCGCATTGTTTGGTCTCGGTGTGGAAGGCGAGATGTGA
- a CDS encoding universal stress protein yields the protein MSRVLVALDDSSGFTNSITHFAHGFYDSPEKQCFVGLLAQNIAYAEPRVSKLLVQEKKKNLLSPGDKQKVDALAGFRRSISEAGLSYEVHNNLSLDARGIINQSHFADLLMLSYQAGFQFVTEDQDSSVLYSILKEARCPVLLLPDDFQGIDNVVFAYDGKDSSIYAIREFTQLYGKRLRDKEVTILTIDPTAEAEIAHEKLILGYLQHHYSNVGVKRLTADDTSEEIYRFSSSLQNPVVVMGAYGRSHLSHLMAPSVAKNIIFKKSLPLFIAHR from the coding sequence ATGTCAAGAGTATTGGTTGCGTTGGACGATTCTTCGGGATTCACCAACAGTATTACGCACTTTGCGCACGGTTTTTACGATTCGCCAGAAAAACAGTGCTTCGTGGGCCTTTTGGCGCAAAATATCGCATATGCGGAACCCCGGGTAAGTAAATTGCTTGTGCAGGAAAAGAAGAAAAATCTCCTTTCTCCGGGCGATAAGCAAAAAGTTGATGCCTTGGCCGGGTTCAGGCGGTCGATATCCGAAGCCGGCCTCAGTTACGAAGTGCACAATAACCTGAGCCTCGACGCTCGCGGTATTATAAACCAGAGCCATTTTGCCGATCTGCTGATGCTGAGTTATCAGGCGGGTTTCCAGTTTGTGACCGAAGACCAAGACTCCTCCGTACTCTATTCCATCCTCAAAGAGGCCCGTTGTCCCGTGCTGTTGTTGCCTGACGATTTTCAGGGTATTGACAATGTCGTATTCGCTTACGACGGAAAAGACTCGTCCATTTACGCTATTCGCGAATTCACTCAGCTATACGGGAAACGCTTGCGCGACAAAGAGGTGACAATACTTACAATTGACCCTACGGCCGAAGCCGAGATAGCGCATGAAAAACTGATTCTGGGATATCTTCAGCATCATTATTCAAACGTGGGAGTAAAACGCTTGACCGCTGACGATACTTCTGAGGAAATCTACAGATTCTCTTCTTCATTGCAGAATCCAGTGGTCGTGATGGGTGCTTATGGCCGAAGCCATTTGTCGCATCTGATGGCGCCAAGTGTGGCCAAAAATATCATTTTCAAAAAATCATTACCTCTGTTTATTGCGCATAGATAA
- a CDS encoding LysM peptidoglycan-binding domain-containing protein gives MVRSLKCLFAVIVVSLVSFADVEARVASPKDSVGVENIQGKNFILHKVSKGEGLYGIARRYKISVNQLKEANPSVTGGLSLGQIIKVPYAGVVAKPQVATAAVEAAPASPKEVVHVVKASETLFSLAKRYGVSVADIKSWNGMQSNALALGQRLVVGKGSSASSWKSAAGDTLGLRPKDPKEAVGTMDLGNVIGIDEKRKVDENGRVTEVGIAKIIPDSEDSPKYLALHRDAPVGTIIHMKNESNNLNIFVRVIGRLPDTGDNEKVLIRISQVAYERLGAVNSAFPVQLSYILEQKQ, from the coding sequence ATGGTCAGGTCACTGAAGTGTTTGTTCGCCGTTATCGTAGTCAGCTTGGTGTCTTTCGCCGATGTCGAGGCACGTGTGGCCTCCCCGAAAGATTCCGTTGGCGTGGAGAACATCCAAGGAAAGAACTTTATTCTGCACAAGGTGTCGAAAGGCGAGGGCCTGTACGGCATTGCGCGACGCTATAAAATATCCGTTAACCAACTGAAAGAGGCCAACCCTAGCGTGACTGGCGGATTGAGCCTTGGCCAGATTATCAAAGTGCCTTACGCTGGCGTTGTCGCCAAGCCTCAGGTTGCGACCGCCGCGGTAGAGGCTGCGCCCGCTAGCCCAAAAGAGGTTGTACACGTTGTGAAGGCATCTGAGACGCTCTTTTCACTCGCTAAACGCTATGGAGTTTCTGTCGCCGATATCAAAAGTTGGAATGGCATGCAAAGCAACGCTCTGGCTCTTGGCCAACGCTTGGTTGTGGGCAAAGGCTCAAGCGCCTCGTCGTGGAAGAGTGCTGCTGGCGATACTTTAGGCCTTCGTCCGAAAGACCCGAAAGAAGCGGTGGGGACTATGGACTTGGGCAACGTGATTGGAATAGACGAAAAAAGAAAAGTGGATGAAAACGGCCGGGTGACGGAAGTGGGTATAGCCAAGATTATTCCCGATTCGGAAGATTCGCCGAAATACTTGGCGCTCCATCGCGACGCTCCCGTAGGGACGATCATCCACATGAAAAACGAAAGCAATAACCTGAACATCTTCGTTCGCGTAATCGGCCGTTTGCCGGATACCGGCGACAACGAAAAAGTGCTGATCAGGATTTCGCAAGTGGCTTATGAGCGCCTTGGTGCTGTTAATAGTGCCTTTCCGGTACAGTTGAGCTATATTTTGGAGCAGAAGCAATAG
- a CDS encoding DUF4846 domain-containing protein has product MTFPDPDPVSDKLASRIPAPSGFVRVEEPTESFASFLNALPLKSAGEPVRYYNDKVKSRRGVYCAVVDLPIGDRDLHQCADAVMRLRAEYLWKHKRYDEIHFNTTSGFRLDYSKWMTGNRLSVKGNECSWVKRKKPSNSYLDFWSYMETVFSYAGTYSLSKELKPTNVSDLKIGDVFIQGGFPGHAVIVVGKATHSATGQKIFLLAQSYMPAQELQILVNPNDPKLSPWYPLNFGERLVTPEWTFKKTDLKRF; this is encoded by the coding sequence ATGACTTTTCCTGACCCTGACCCAGTATCGGATAAGCTGGCATCTCGGATTCCCGCCCCTTCCGGTTTTGTTCGGGTTGAGGAGCCTACGGAGTCTTTTGCCAGTTTTTTGAACGCCCTTCCATTAAAGAGCGCAGGCGAACCTGTTCGTTATTATAACGATAAGGTAAAATCCCGTAGAGGCGTCTATTGCGCCGTAGTTGATTTGCCGATTGGGGATCGGGATTTGCATCAGTGCGCCGATGCGGTCATGCGCCTAAGGGCCGAGTATCTTTGGAAACACAAGCGCTATGACGAAATCCATTTTAATACAACTAGCGGTTTCCGATTGGATTATTCGAAATGGATGACCGGTAACAGATTGTCGGTTAAAGGGAATGAGTGCTCTTGGGTAAAGCGTAAGAAGCCTTCTAACAGTTATCTTGATTTTTGGTCGTATATGGAAACTGTTTTTTCGTATGCCGGCACATATTCTCTTTCCAAAGAGCTGAAGCCGACAAATGTCAGCGATTTGAAAATTGGGGACGTGTTTATACAAGGAGGCTTTCCGGGACACGCCGTAATTGTGGTGGGCAAGGCGACTCATTCGGCTACCGGGCAAAAGATTTTTTTGTTGGCTCAAAGTTATATGCCCGCACAAGAGTTGCAAATCCTTGTTAATCCGAATGATCCTAAGTTAAGCCCTTGGTACCCTCTGAATTTTGGCGAACGCCTTGTAACCCCCGAGTGGACTTTCAAAAAAACGGACCTCAAGCGTTTCTGA
- a CDS encoding replication-associated recombination protein A, protein MDLFTQHQKQPLAERVRPKTLDHVIGQDHLVGPQGIVRRALAMGAVPSMILWGPPGIGKTTLAQIIAETAKMPFETLSAISSGVKEVREVIQKGRLRGKLLLFIDEIHRFNKSQQDALLGAVEKGWITLVGATTENPSFEVNAALLSRCQVYILKNLSEDGMLRLLKQAVSLDEDFSQREIEIKETKALFQIAGGDARKLLNLFEVVVDTFDKSEKVLITDELVTHNAQQRVALYDKQGDQHYDIASAMIKSIRGSDPNAAVYWMTRMIEGGEDVKFIARRLLISASEDVGNANPTALVIANNCFQAVSAIGYPEARIVLSQCVTYLACSPKSNAAYMAVNMAQRKIRETGSLPVPLPIRNAPTKLMKDQGYGKGYKYSHDYPGNFAYQEFMPEGLEHETFYSPGDNPRENEFRKRLKFYWKEKYRY, encoded by the coding sequence ATGGATTTATTCACACAACATCAGAAACAGCCTTTGGCCGAACGCGTCAGGCCCAAAACTCTTGATCATGTTATTGGACAAGATCATTTGGTGGGACCGCAGGGTATTGTAAGGCGGGCATTGGCCATGGGTGCCGTACCATCCATGATTCTTTGGGGCCCTCCGGGCATTGGCAAAACCACTTTGGCGCAGATTATTGCTGAGACGGCCAAGATGCCTTTCGAAACGCTGAGCGCTATTTCTTCGGGTGTGAAAGAAGTGCGTGAAGTAATCCAGAAAGGAAGGCTTAGGGGAAAACTGTTGCTGTTTATCGATGAGATTCACCGCTTCAACAAGTCGCAACAAGACGCGTTGCTCGGGGCTGTGGAAAAAGGCTGGATAACTCTGGTGGGCGCCACGACGGAAAACCCTTCCTTTGAGGTAAACGCCGCTTTGCTGTCCCGCTGTCAGGTTTATATCCTGAAAAACCTTTCGGAAGACGGAATGCTCCGTTTGCTGAAACAGGCCGTAAGCTTGGACGAGGATTTTTCGCAAAGGGAGATCGAGATTAAGGAAACGAAAGCGCTGTTTCAGATTGCCGGTGGCGATGCCCGGAAATTGCTCAACCTTTTTGAGGTGGTGGTCGATACTTTCGACAAATCGGAGAAAGTGCTGATTACCGACGAGCTTGTCACGCATAATGCCCAACAGCGTGTGGCGCTTTACGACAAACAGGGCGACCAGCATTACGATATCGCCTCGGCGATGATAAAATCAATCCGCGGTAGCGACCCAAACGCAGCGGTGTATTGGATGACCCGGATGATCGAGGGTGGCGAGGACGTGAAGTTTATCGCCCGACGGTTATTGATTTCGGCGTCCGAGGATGTCGGCAACGCTAACCCAACGGCTTTGGTAATCGCCAACAACTGTTTTCAGGCCGTTTCGGCGATCGGTTATCCCGAGGCGCGTATCGTGTTGTCGCAGTGCGTGACGTATTTGGCCTGTTCGCCCAAGAGTAACGCCGCGTATATGGCGGTGAATATGGCCCAACGGAAAATCAGGGAGACGGGCAGTTTGCCGGTGCCGTTGCCAATCCGGAACGCCCCGACAAAATTGATGAAAGACCAAGGTTACGGCAAGGGCTACAAGTATTCGCATGACTATCCCGGAAATTTCGCTTATCAGGAATTTATGCCCGAAGGCCTGGAACACGAGACTTTTTATTCGCCCGGAGATAATCCAAGGGAAAACGAGTTCCGCAAGAGGCTGAAGTTTTATTGGAAAGAAAAGTATAGGTACTGA
- a CDS encoding universal stress protein: MKTILVPSDFSEQAGYALDFAFELAKKNQSKLILLHVVEGVGVASGAISADMASGAEVTSDDVYMLQLIRVAKDKLADTASESRFSEVELETKIQIGNPYGSIAEEVTENDVDLVIMGSTGASGIDEVLIGSNTEKVVRYSKCPVLTVKSEVKCEDIKNIAFATNFTDTDENVIKELVALQKTLGAKLHLIRVNTPSNFTVDREAKKLMSEYAEKHGLEDFTLNIYNDLDEEDGILFFARETGADLIAMATHGRTGFFHLISGSIAEDVVNHAQKPVWTCRIL; encoded by the coding sequence ATGAAAACGATACTCGTACCTTCAGATTTTTCCGAGCAGGCGGGCTATGCCCTTGACTTTGCTTTTGAGCTGGCCAAGAAGAACCAATCGAAGCTTATACTTCTGCATGTTGTAGAGGGAGTGGGAGTTGCGTCAGGTGCTATTTCCGCTGATATGGCATCGGGTGCCGAAGTCACCAGCGACGATGTTTACATGTTGCAACTCATTAGGGTAGCCAAAGACAAATTGGCGGATACGGCTTCCGAAAGCAGATTTTCGGAAGTGGAGTTGGAGACCAAGATCCAGATCGGAAACCCTTACGGCAGCATAGCCGAAGAGGTGACCGAAAATGACGTGGACCTTGTGATAATGGGCAGTACTGGCGCTTCCGGTATCGACGAGGTGCTGATAGGCTCCAACACCGAAAAGGTAGTGCGCTATTCCAAGTGCCCTGTCCTTACGGTAAAGTCTGAAGTGAAATGCGAGGATATCAAGAATATCGCTTTCGCCACGAACTTTACCGATACAGACGAAAACGTAATTAAGGAGTTGGTCGCTTTGCAAAAGACTTTGGGAGCGAAACTGCACCTTATCAGGGTAAATACCCCGAGCAACTTTACCGTGGATCGCGAAGCCAAAAAGCTGATGAGCGAATATGCGGAAAAGCACGGCTTGGAAGACTTTACGCTTAATATATATAATGACCTTGACGAGGAAGACGGAATACTCTTCTTTGCTAGGGAAACCGGCGCGGACCTTATAGCTATGGCCACGCACGGGCGCACGGGATTCTTCCATCTTATCAGTGGCAGTATTGCCGAAGATGTGGTGAACCATGCGCAAAAACCTGTTTGGACTTGCCGGATCCTTTAG
- a CDS encoding DUF4905 domain-containing protein: MLKEYPFEGKIWKSLADPYGSRLALEIRDEENRQTYYAVIDAEKNDLVGESVSLEEEWWTGLSGISGDTLLVHTYEGRSNPDYQTLYAINILTGEISWEADKFVLSACDRDFAYGFVLSEGERHFGKIKLDSGEYTALENEGRPAEADPQWRFATRYEEEDTHFETVKAFFRQKKGVEAVRCFEYFENEKAVAISYYLKKDAELENRLLLMTLTGEEIFDQELDTGKGVASDTFFLFGDSSIFYIRHKSNLCVYDLDNLP, translated from the coding sequence ATGCTCAAGGAATATCCTTTTGAGGGAAAAATATGGAAAAGCCTAGCCGATCCGTACGGATCCCGGTTGGCTTTGGAGATTCGTGACGAGGAAAATCGCCAGACTTATTACGCCGTTATTGACGCTGAAAAGAATGATCTGGTAGGCGAAAGCGTAAGTTTGGAAGAAGAGTGGTGGACCGGGCTTTCCGGTATTTCCGGCGACACATTGCTTGTGCATACTTACGAAGGCCGTTCCAATCCGGATTACCAAACCCTTTACGCTATCAATATCCTGACGGGAGAGATTAGCTGGGAAGCCGACAAATTCGTGTTGTCGGCTTGTGACCGGGATTTCGCTTACGGTTTTGTATTAAGCGAAGGTGAAAGGCATTTCGGTAAAATCAAGTTGGACTCCGGCGAATACACCGCTTTGGAAAATGAAGGAAGGCCCGCCGAAGCTGATCCGCAATGGCGTTTTGCCACTAGGTATGAGGAAGAGGATACGCATTTTGAAACTGTAAAGGCTTTTTTCCGGCAGAAAAAAGGTGTGGAAGCGGTTAGGTGTTTCGAGTATTTCGAAAATGAAAAAGCGGTTGCGATTTCTTATTATTTGAAGAAAGATGCCGAGCTGGAAAACCGGCTTCTGTTGATGACCTTGACTGGCGAAGAAATCTTTGATCAAGAACTTGATACCGGAAAAGGTGTAGCCTCAGACACATTTTTCCTTTTTGGTGACAGTAGCATATTTTACATACGTCATAAAAGCAACCTTTGCGTTTACGATTTGGATAATCTTCCTTAA